In Chitinophagaceae bacterium, the genomic window ATTGGCAAAACGCCATTTAGTAAAATTTCCCCCAAAAAAACTTGGGAAGGCACCATTGGCGGAATGGTTTTATGTGTGCTGCTGATAGGTATAGCTGCCCGGTTTTTACCTGTAGCCAAAGAAATGTTTGCGGTAAAACACTGGGTTACTGTTGCCATGCTTTGCGCCATTTTTGGCACGCTTGGAGATTTGCTGGAAAGCAAATTAAAACGTATGGCCAATGTAAAAGACAGCGGCAGTTTTATGCCCGGCCACGGTGGGTTTTTAGACCGCTTTGATTCACTGCTAATAGCAACACCTGCAGTATGGTTGTATCTTAAATTAATTGCACTGGTTGTTTAGTAGTTGCCAAATACATTTGTTCACTTAACTTTGCTCATCAATAAAATAAAGAAAATGACCATTCATGGCGAAGGATATAAAACCATTGCACTTTGTACACTTATTGTTGTGTTGCTAAACCTCTCCCTGTTTTGGTTTTTTGGCAGCACTTCAATGTGGCTTTGTATTGCGTTTTTAATAATTTCAATGGGTTTCCTGTTGTTTATTGTTTCTTTTTTTCGAATACCTTCCCGGGAATATGTATATGGCGAGCACCTTATTGTTTCGCCCTGCGATGGCAAAGTAGTAGTAATGGAAGAAACCTATGATGATGAGTACTTTAAAACAAAACGCTTACAGGTTTCAATTTTTATGAGCCCTGCAAATGTGCATGTAAACCGGAACTCATTAAGTGGCCAGGTTGTGTACAGCCAATATCATAAAGGAAAATATTTGCTGGCATGGAACCCAAAATCATCTACCGAAAATGAAAGGCATAGTGTAGTGATTCAAAAAGATAATGC contains:
- a CDS encoding phosphatidylserine decarboxylase family protein translates to MTIHGEGYKTIALCTLIVVLLNLSLFWFFGSTSMWLCIAFLIISMGFLLFIVSFFRIPSREYVYGEHLIVSPCDGKVVVMEETYDDEYFKTKRLQVSIFMSPANVHVNRNSLSGQVVYSQYHKGKYLLAWNPKSSTENERHSVVIQKDNAEVLIKQIAGAVAKRIVNYLHIGDKVKQNEELGFIKFGSRVDLLLPLNTRIKVKLNETVKGGVSVIAEL